A window of the Saccharomyces eubayanus strain FM1318 chromosome II, whole genome shotgun sequence genome harbors these coding sequences:
- the SEC1 gene encoding Sec1p → MSDLIELQRSYLLGVLNQIETKNNLKFLIIDKTVETILSYLFLTPRELLNNVTSVDLIDSPTRKGQSSIDAIYILEPTKFNINCIDADYMVRPPKYRRCHIRFLPGLTNPIFQFFQSKRYIGQNLDSFKPIELGFFVKEAQLFQTLQMENSLQVFFNKNCQGLIPTNVRKIVGSLVSLCVITGEYPIVRYFEPNPLDEEDARDSNPVAGSNSLTRSIANAFQIAIDTYARNNPEFPPQNTERPRSILMITDRTLDPFAPILHDFSYQAMSYDLVSNVDTQKDTYHYFAENEAGEQEEKTAKLVDLSDPDWVDLKHQHIMDANEYIQGRIKELIAKNPLLVDRSNVKNTTDLLSVVAHLKDFDEERRRLILHKTLIDECLKENAERKLADTSTIEQSLSGFGLDFNGEKTRHIIDDLLPSLMMKEPTTLDKLRYIIAYALFRGGIIELDFIKLLNFIGINHEHENFQQYLTIFRNYSLIDFKLIKDKPKDKPFQKEWFHDTLVNDPNIFHTSRFVPAVGNILSKVIANPLLLSEQYFPYLKDKPIELLNEEEFQAGLVNTSANSSSSLRNPRHKAAWTTKNSSLKKSIPRQRFFYYVIGGISLSEIKAAYDQSNLKNRDIFIGSDEILTPMKFLHEVKHLQNPREFFKFKEDQQQQTNPPDFLLKEMKPVAQPVSHIHLRSQNDGPKPGSSSPAVAGSPNQELPEKEKKRSKFSRFLKRKSHHDK, encoded by the coding sequence ATGTCGGATTTGATTGAATTACAGAGGAGCTACCTATTAGGGGTTTTAAACCAGATCGAAACAAAGAACAACTTAAAGTTTCTTATCATCGATAAAACAGTGGAGACAATACTAAGTTACCTGTTCCTCACACCTCGAGAATTGCTAAACAATGTTACTTCTGTAGATCTGATCGATTCACCTACTAGGAAGGGTCAATCTTCCATTGACGCTATCTACATATTGGAGCCCACCAAGTTCAACATCAATTGTATCGACGCTGACTATATGGTGAGACCCCCCAAATACAGAAGGTGCCATATTAGGTTCTTACCGGGGCTAACGAATCCCATATTTCAGTTCTTCCAATCAAAACGTTACATTGGCCAAAACCTTGACTCATTCAAGCCCATTGAATTGGGGTTTTTCGTTAAAGAAGCTCAATTGTTCCAGACTTtacaaatggaaaattcGTTGCaggtttttttcaataagaaCTGCCAAGGTCTAATTCCTACTAATGTGAGGAAGATTGTGGGCTCTTTGGTGAGCTTATGTGTCATTACTGGAGAATATCCGATTGTTAGATATTTTGAACCAAATCCtttagatgaagaagatgctCGTGACTCAAATCCCGTGGCAGGCTCAAATTCTTTGACCAGGTCCATTGCAAATGCCTTCCAAATAGCGATAGATACCTACGCTCGTAATAACCCCGAATTTCCTCCTCAAAATACTGAGAGGCCACGTTCAATTTTGATGATAACTGATAGAACATTGGATCCCTTTGCCCCTATATTACATGATTTTAGTTATCAGGCAATGTCTTACGACTTGGTCTCAAACGTGGATACACAAAAGGATACATACCACTATTTTGCAGAGAATGAAGCCGGTgaacaagaggaaaagaCTGCGAAATTAGTAGATCTATCTGATCCTGACTGGGTTGATTTAAAACATCAGCACATCATGGATGCGAATGAGTACATTCAAGGTAGAATCAAGGAACTAATCGCCAAAAATCCGCTGTTGGTTGATAGATCAAACGTTAAAAATACTACCGATTTATTAAGTGTGGTGGCACACTTAAAAGATTTCGACgaggaaagaagaagactgATTTTACATAAAACTTTAATTGATGAAtgtttaaaagaaaatgcgGAGAGAAAACTGGCTGATACGTCCACTATTGAACAGAGCCTTTCCGGATTCGGGTTGGATTTTAACGGTGAAAAGACAAGACATATCATTGACGACCTCTTACCTTCTTTAATGATGAAGGAGCCAACAACACTAGATAAGCTACGTTATATAATTGCGTATGCTCTTTTCAGAGGTGGCATTATTGAGTTGGATTTTATCAAACTATTAAATTTTATCGGGATTAATCATGAACATGAAAATTTCCAGCAGTATCTGACAATATTCAGAAACTACAGTTTAATTGATTTTAAATTGATTAAAGATAAGCCAAAGGACAAACCGttccaaaaagaatggTTCCATGATACGTTAGTAAATGATCCAAATATATTCCACACTTCAAGATTTGTTCCAGCTGTAGGAAACATCTTGTCCAAGGTCATCGCGAATCCGTTATTATTGAGTGAGCAATATTTCCCCTATTTAAAGGATAAACCGATTGAGCTCttgaatgaagaagaatttcaGGCAGGCTTAGTTAATACTTCTGCCAATTCCTCCTCGTCATTAAGGAATCCACGCCATAAAGCAGCTTGGACCACGAAAAACTCGAgcttaaaaaaaagcataCCAAGACAAAggtttttttattacgTTATTGGTGGTATATCACTTTCTGAAATAAAAGCAGCATACGATCAatcaaacttgaaaaatagaGATATATTCATTGGTAGTGACGAGATTTTAACTCCAATGAAGTTCTTACATGAAGTGAAACATTTACAAAATCCAAGAGAATTCTTCAAGTTTAAAGAAGATCAACAGCAGCAAACGAACCCTCCGGATTtccttttgaaagaaatgaaacCAGTGGCACAACCCGTCTCCCATATTCATTTGAGAAGCCAGAATGATGGACCCAAACCAGGCAGTTCTAGTCCAGCTGTAGCAGGCTCTCCAAACCAAGAGCTGcctgaaaaggaaaagaagcgCAGTAAATTCTCGAGATtcctgaaaagaaaatcccATCACGATAAATGA
- the TRM82 gene encoding Trm82p, which translates to MTVIHPLQNTLTSRDGSLVFAIVKNSILSFKYQSSNQWELIGQWSDDFDKAQEMKKSVTKEQQRQISENGIKNKKLKSNKGDSIIKTEAKIPSPGIGAPPIYSYIRNLQLTPDESKLIACADSDKSVLIFNVDKASKTNVLKLSKRFSFPKRPNAISIAEDAATVIVADKFGDVYSIDMNSSPEEKFTQEPILGHVSMLTDVCMVKDSDDHQFIITSDRDEHIRISYYPQCYVVDKWLFGHKHFVSSICCDKDYLLLSAGGDNEIFAWDWKTGENLSTFDYSDLIKPYLNDQHLAPSRFQNEENNIIEFAVSKIAKVNNLPFVAFFVEATKCIIILEISGKEKGKLSLKQIIDLPYNVISLSAQNDEFQITLDNQKSPQVQSSFAKFIQYSTNDDKFVINDEKSNLFDKVITKSLQEDSNLNAEEDDIYPLYNIASLRKHGEHYS; encoded by the coding sequence ATGACTGTGATTCACCCTTTGCAAAACACACTCACGTCTCGTGATGGCTCTCTGGTTTTCGCCATTGTCAAAAACTCTATTCTAAGTTTTAAGTATCAGTCATCAAATCAATGGGAACTTATTGGCCAATGGTCTGACGATTTCGATAAAGCCcaagaaatgaagaagagcgTCACTAAAGAACAGCAAAGACAAATCAGCGAAAATGGtatcaagaacaaaaaattaaaaagcAATAAAGGCGACTCAATTATCAAGACAGAGGCTAAAATTCCATCACCAGGTATTGGTGCCCCTCcaatatattcatatatCAGAAACCTACAACTAACTCCAGACGAATCAAAGCTAATCGCGTGTGCTGATTCTGACAAATcagttttgattttcaatGTTGATAAAGCTTCTAAGACAAACGTTTTGAAACTGTCTAAAAGATTTTCCTTTCCCAAGAGACCCAATGCTATTTCGATAGCTGAAGATGCAGCCACAGTCATCGTGGCTGATAAATTTGGTGATGTGTACTCTATTGACATGAACTCTAGCCCAGAAGAGAAATTCACTCAAGAACCTATCCTGGGCCATGTGTCTATGCTGACTGATGTGTGCATGGTTAAGGACTCTGACGATCATCAATTTATAATCACAAGTGATAGAGATGAACATATTAGAATTTCGTACTATCCGCAATGTTATGTCGTAGATAAATGGCTGTTCGGCCATAAGCATTTCGTTTCTTCCATATGCTGTGACAAAGATTATCTGTTGCTGAGCGCTGGCGGTGAtaatgaaatatttgcTTGGGATTGGAAAACTGGTGAAAATTTGTCCACTTTTGATTACAGCGACTTGATTAAGCCTTATTTAAATGACCAACATTTGGCACCATCGAGATTCCAAAATgaggaaaacaatatcaTTGAGTTTGCCGTTAGTAAAATCGCAAAAGTAAACAACCTACCGTTTGTTGCGTTTTTCGTCGAAGCTACAAAATGTATCATaattttggaaatatctggaaaggaaaaaggcAAACTGTCACTAAAGCAAATCATAGATTTGCCATATAATGTCATTTCATTGTCCGCACAAAATGACGAATTCCAAATTACTTTAGATAATCAAAAGTCGCCTCAAGTTCAAAGCAGTTTCGCCAAATTTATTCAGTATAGTACCAATGATGATAAATTTGTCatcaatgatgaaaaatcGAATCTATTCGATAAGGTTATTACTAAATCTTTGCAAGAAGATTCTAACTTGAatgctgaagaagacgataTTTATCCATTGTACAATATCGCTTCGTTGAGAAAACACGGGGAACATTATTCATAA
- the SEC5 gene encoding exocyst subunit SEC5, which produces MTSLFFVLMLPLRSFGSSHEYDLQPLFIFVFVPHEKRRNNNNYSALIINKIELFTFRRRSNGKTISIGSGYSRRDFTTMDNFQVSDEDLLQFYQLKTINPTRSWVQDSSKLNNDEATTTEFGTESSFDILKDFKYGNQISIDKESRAYLNDEALSFIRDPLSGQEMSKELQYWNLPNDSTRLKYLVNSKQFNVKAFLRDMHKQDSFKDLNNSLDKLDNDIQVQSGNLTQLVGKNFTKYVKIKNKLDQMYKEFDEKTNENIQDDSPKENQINVKNLNKKVDEVIRTTTFRLKPLTDNYQKILSYQATKKFIEQNKFYFNLPKSLKKCLNNNNFNEFMVQYSKGVNIRRGFNQSLDTSQSLIIKRIWSQVEKVLTIYKDLIWNSLINSNFDVDQPQETILSLFSKLLNLENFINKNQTGDKNAASSSNENPILRWMTIKLNGFQGNLSELSNHMINKIIHSQKLILQNNTNQDHNQDCIELSYYLQINQLFQNISDISKDSDDLRTATDPSKINTISATNYLNLNSQSSSQGLTDSPIIIEMWLLILKYINDLWKICNQFIEFWEHIEKFLDGTYQNSIINEKRKENILIGDSNIIESYQKSLILKKEQISDIRLKGENFINLVSQNLLSFFKSSQASLPFSLKRDQSSEKAGNNKETGSPLDYGFIPPNCNGLSCLRYLPKVVEPILKFSTELAQLNITTNGIDICRTTLSVIIDRCVGAISSTKLRDISNFYQLENWQVYETVIFSSKSKDNNKNLVFEYGVTQFPEIVRSFQEVSIKTTRDLLFAFEKLPIINGISVVSYPSKQLLTGIEIQQIISLEAVLEAILKNAAKDKDNPRNSHTILTLTNLQYIRECTFPNVLQYFDDAFEWNLTSKNLELFSLLSKMESSIFGNYLSDLKINLRDTLEEKFHEINWPMYTSNSFRVGDYIIEALMILIVVHSECFRIGPQLIHKILIETQIFIARYLFEAFKPYIGNLSNDGLLQVIVDLEFFQRVMGPLLEKDTEATLRACLQNCFQNDTNRLQKRINEIEPIVSANLKRTSIQFAAFN; this is translated from the coding sequence ATGACTTCTCTGTTCTTTGTTCTGATGTTGCCACTCCGTTCCTTTGGCTCTAGTCATGAGTATGATTTACAgcctctttttattttcgtCTTTGTTCCACATGAAAAACGAaggaataataataactaTTCAGCTctaataataaacaaaatagaGTTGTTTACATTCAGGCGTCGATCGAACGGGAAGACAATTAGCATTGGGTCCGGATATAGTAGACGTGATTTTACTACCATGGATAACTTTCAAGTTAGTGATGAGGATTTACTCCAATTTTATCAGTTGAAGACTATCAATCCAACTCGTTCATGGGTACAAGATTCCTCAAAATTAAATAACGATGAGGCTACTACCACTGAATTTGGGACGGAATCGTCTTTTGACATATTGAAAGACTTTAAATACGGTAATCAGATTAGCATTGACAAGGAATCAAGGGCCTATTTGAATGATGAAGCCTTAAGCTTCATCAGGGATCCCTTAAGTGGTCAAGAGATGTCCAAGGAACTACAATATTGGAATCTACCAAACGATTCAACAAGGTTAAAGTATCTTGTTAATAGCAAGCAATTTAATGTGAAGGCCTTTTTAAGAGATATGCACAAACAGGACTCCTTCAAAGATTTAAATAACTCGTTGGATAAGCTGGACAATGATATACAAGTCCAATCCGGAAATTTAACACAGTTGGTTGGTAAAAACTTCACCAAATATgttaaaatcaaaaacaaactggATCAAATGTACAAAGAATTTGATGAGAAGACTAACGAAAACATCCAAGACGATTCACCAAAGGAGAATCAAAtaaatgtgaaaaatttaaataaaaaagtcGACGAGGTTATTAGGACAACAACTTTTAGGTTGAAACCATTAACGGATaactatcaaaaaattctaagTTACCAAGcaaccaaaaaatttatagaacaaaacaagTTTTACTTCAATTTACccaaatctttgaaaaaatgtttaaataataacaatttcaatgaatttaTGGTTCAATACTCAAAAGGTGTCAATATCCGCCGTGGTTTTAACCAAAGTTTAGATACCTCACAATCGTTAATTATTAAAAGAATCTGGTCTCAGGTTGAAAAAGTACTAACCATCTATAAAGACTTGATTTGGAACAGTTTGATAAACTCAAATTTCGACGTTGACCAACCTCAAGAGACTATACTTTCcttattttccaaattattgaatttagaaaacttcatcaacaaaaatcaaactgGTGACAAGAATGCTGCTTCATCATCTAATGAAAACCCAATCTTGAGGTGGATGACCATAAAATTGAATGGTTTTCAGGGTAATTTAAGCGAGTTGTCTAATCATATGATCAATAAAATTATTCATTCTCAAAAGCTCATCTTACAGAACAACACCAATCAAGATCATAATCAGGATTGCATTGAATTGTCCTATTATCTACAAATTAACCAGTTGTTCCAGAATATAAGTGATATTAGTAAAGACAGTGATGACTTAAGAACCGCCACTGACCCAAGCAAGATCAATACCATCTCTGCAACTAATTATTTAAACTTGAATTCTCAATCTAGTTCTCAGGGTTTAACCGACTCTCCAATAATTATCGAAATGTGGCTATTGATTTTAAAGTATATCAATGACCTGTGGAAAATATGCAATCAATTCATAGAATTTTGGGAACACATCGAAAAGTTTTTAGATGGAACTTATCAAAACTCTATTAtcaatgaaaagagaaaggaaaataTTCTGATCGGTGATTCTAACATAATTGAATCATACCAAAAAAGTTTaatattaaagaaagaacagaTTAGCGACATCAGGTTAAAAGGTGAGAATTTCATCAACTTAGTTTCACAAAACTTGctgtcttttttcaagtcttcTCAAGCTTCTTTACCCTTCTCGTTAAAGAGGGACCAAAGTAGCGAAAAGGCTGGCAATAATAAGGAAACTGGGTCACCTTTGGACTATGGGTTTATACCACCGAATTGTAATGGGTTAAGTTGTTTGAGATACCTACCCAAAGTTGTGGAGCCCATTTTAAAATTCTCTACCGAATTAGCACAATTAAACATTACAACGAACGGTATTGATATTTGCAGAACCACTTTATCGGTCATAATCGATCGTTGCGTAGGTGCTATCTCTTCGACAAAATTGAGAGATATCTCAAACTTTTATCAACTAGAGAATTGGCAAGTTTATGAAACTGTTATTTTCTCAAGCAAATCAAAGGACAATAACAAGAATTTAGTTTTTGAGTATGGTGTGACTCAGTTTCCAGAAATTGTTCGTTCCTTCCAAGAAGTCAGTATCAAGACCACGAGAGACTTATTATTTGCATTCGAGAAACTGCCAATTATTAACGGAATTTCAGTGGTCAGCTACCCGTCAAAACAATTACTTACAGGAATTGAAATTCAACAAATTATCTCGCTGGAAGCTGTTTTGGAAgcaattttaaaaaatgccGCTAAAGATAAAGACAACCCAAGAAATTCTCATACAATATTGACATTGACAAATCTACAGTACATTAGAGAGTGCACGTTTCCAAATGTATTGCAGTACTTTGATGATGCGTTTGAATGGAACTTAACTTCCAAGAACTTAGAATTGTTCAGCTTATTGTCCAAAATGGAATCGTCCATCTTTGGAAATTATCTTTCTGACTTAAAAATTAATTTGAGAGATACTCTTGAAGAGAAATTCCATGAAATAAATTGGCCAATGTACACATCAAATTCATTCAGAGTGGGTGATTATATTATAGAAGcgttgatgattttgattgtGGTCCACAGTGAATGTTTTAGAATTGGGCCCCAGTTGATTCACAAGATTCTGATTGAAACTCAAATTTTTATAGCAAGATACCTATTCGAAGCATTTAAACCTTATATCGGCAACCTTTCTAACGATGGTTTATTACAAGTTATAGTGGATCTagaatttttccaaagagtCATGGGCCCATTATTGGAAAAGGACACTGAGGCAACATTAAGGGCGTGTTTACAAAATTGTTTCCAGAACGACACAAATAGACTACAGAAACGTATCAATGAAATCGAACCCATTGTATCCGCAAATCTGAAGAGGACTTCTATTCAATTTGCTGCGTTCAATTGA
- the TAF10 gene encoding Taf10p — translation MDFEEEYDAEFDDNQEGPLETPFPAASTADNEKEHNAGEDTSSQKNKKQKRETVVDDGSENPFGIPEFTRKDKTLEEILEMMDDTPPIIPDAVVDYYLTKNGFDMADVRVKRLLALATQKFVSDIAKDAYEYSRIRSSVAVSNANNGQARARQLLQGQQQPGVQQISQQQHQQNEKTTASKVVLTVNDLSSAVAEYGLNIGRPDFYR, via the coding sequence ATGGATTTTGAGGAAGAATACGATGCCGAATTTGACGACAATCAAGAGGGGCCATTAGAGACGCCTTTTCCAGCCGCAAGCACCGCTGACAATGAGAAAGAGCATAACGCCGGTGAAGATACATCTTCacaaaagaataagaagcagaaaagagaaacagTCGTGGATGATGGGAGTGAAAACCCATTCGGTATTCCCGAATTTACAAGGAAGGATAAGACCTTGGAAGAGATTCTAGAGATGATGGACGATACGCCTCCCATCATCCCAGATGCAGTGGTGGATTACTATCTAACGAAAAATGGGTTTGATATGGCAGACGTACGAGTGAAAAGACTTTTAGCATTGGCTACCCAGAAGTTTGTTAGTGACATAGCCAAGGACGCGTACGAATACTCGAGGATCAGGTCCTCGGTTGCCGTATCCAATGCAAACAATGGTCAGGCAAGAGCTAGACAATTACTGCAAGGGCAACAGCAGCCGGGAGTACAACAGATTTCACAACAACAGCACCAACAGAATGAGAAGACTACAGCCAGCAAAGTTGTTCTGACGGTAAATGATCTAAGTAGCGCTGTTGCAGAGTACGGACTCAATATCGGTCGTCCTGACTTCTACCGCTAG
- the CDC37 gene encoding Hsp90 co-chaperone CDC37 gives MAIDYSKWDKIELSDDSDVEVHPNVDKKSFIKWKQQSIHEQRFKRNQDIKNLETQVDMYSHLNKRVDKILSTLPEKDLVDLSAVTKFLNANFDKSEKNKGENVDPEIATYNEMVEDLFEQLSKDLAKEGKDSRDASLLKNSILKHRAKIDSVTIDAKKKLDELYKERNAHISSDDFHTGFDSSFMNKKKEEAEKLEAAASSAPKSTSDSSILNKLVKSSTPQAFIKFEDDPMKLAEETEEFGKIHVNEYSKSQKFLLEHLPIISEQQKDALMMKAFEYQLHGDDMMTLQVIHQSELMAYIKEIYDLKKIPFLNPIELSNVINMFFEKVIFNKDKPIGKESFLKSVQEKFLHVQKRSKILQQEEMDESNAEGVETIQLKSLDDSTELEVNLPDFNSKDAQEMEKVKVFKTLLPEEMQQAIMTKNLENINKVFEDIPIEEAEKILEVFNDIDLIGIKAILENEKDFQNLKDQYEQGHEDATVEKLTINDSDNRGEVHEEVNNTADTVD, from the coding sequence ATGGCCATTGACTACTCTAAATGGGACAAGATTGAGCTATCAGACGATTCTGATGTCGAAGTGCATCCTAATGTGGACAAGAAATCGTTCATCAAATGGAAACAGCAGAGTATTCATGAACAACGttttaaaagaaaccaGGATATTAAAAACTTGGAGACTCAAGTAGACATGTATTCTCATTTGAACAAGAGGGTGGATAAAATTTTGAGCACGCTACCAGAGAAAGATTTGGTTGACTTGTCAGCTGTTACCAAATTCTTAAATGCAAATTTTGATAAGTCAGAGAAGAATAAAGGTGAAAATGTGGACCCTGAGATTGCAACGTATAATGAGATGGTAGAAGACCTTTTTGAACAACTGTCCAAAGATTTGGCCAAAGAGGGTAAAGACTCTAGGGACGCttctcttttaaaaaattctatTTTAAAACATAGAGCTAAAATTGATTCAGTTACTATTGAtgccaagaagaaattagaTGAACTATACAAGGAGAGAAACGCCCACATTTCATCTGATGATTTCCACACTGGATTTGATAGTAGTTtcatgaacaagaaaaaggaagaggcTGAGAAATTAGAGGCAGCAGCTTCTAGCGCTCCCAAAAGTACATCTGACTCCTCTATTCTTAACAAATTAGTCAAATCATCGACTCCACAAGCCTTTATCAAATTCGAAGATGATCCAATGAAATTAGCtgaagaaactgaagaGTTTGGTAAGATCCATGTTAATGAATATTCTAAATCtcagaaatttttgttaGAACATTTACCCATCATCTCAGAACAGCAAAAGGATGccttgatgatgaaagcGTTTGAGTATCAGTTGCATGGTGACGATATGATGACCTTACAAGTCATTCATCAATCCGAGTTAATGGCTTACATTAAAGAGATCTacgacttgaaaaaaattccattCTTAAATCCAATAGAACTATCAAATGTTATCAATATGTTTTTCGAAAAGGTCATATTTAATAAAGATAAACCAATAGGCAAAGAATCTTTTCTAAAATCggttcaagaaaaatttctgCACGTTCAGAAACGTTCAAAAATCCTACAACAAGAGGAGATGGATGAATCAAATGCTGAAGGAGTAGAGACAATTCAACTAAAATCATTGGATGACTCTACTGAGTTAGAAGTGAACTTGCCAGATTTCAATTCTAAGGATGcacaagaaatggaaaaggttaaagttttcaaaacctTATTACCGGAGGAAATGCAGCAAGCCATAATGACCAAAAACTTGGAGAATATTAATAAGGTGTTCGAAGATATACCAATCGAGGAGGCtgagaaaattttggaGGTGTTTAACGATATTGACCTTATTGGAATTAAAGCGATTTTAGAGAATGAAAAGGATTTCCAAAACCTGAAAGATCAATACGAACAGGGACACGAAGATGCCACTGTAGAGAAGCTGACCATAAATGATAGTGACAACCGGGGAGAAGTACATGAAGAAGTAAACAATACTGCTGATACAGTTGATTAG
- the STB3 gene encoding Stb3p yields the protein MSENQEDVSPPQNISVKSELNSNIFNTKPISTSSPAGLAAAQRVTPGKLSTLLLEKGPLAIRHITQTLCLDIPCFKDLSSSKQRRLIMSAMESGDKERSVVFEKIGWGQWSAKKVDPANFDKELEATNFANSKVKDLISQESQRRKSNNSNSNSGGHVEMPVRIEHNNAGIDHITTPATAVGNPAAAIPVNIKRSKSPLSAANVVYIDENALASEDEDEDFDEDDHHLHYQNKSRNSSNNSGKVPNNDPYSFGRRRSQVVFADSTPENIEHEIIAQKIRPLLRNRRRSSIKPHTSFISKLNAHQDSSHLSASSTSTTIPSNNSSSTNQGKVDLEKITATSEPTSRRASRLSVSKESSIRSTLFPNKNYLIVTTNPTSKVTSASTSPKLEDQINLGSSNLLLSDKEKHKMTLPHLNGDSSPQLRSRSHHQPHSDTDEEDWESIGAASLRNNSLVPNIDSVASSTNGVVSPKPTNPNFINSQNRETGSPLQHGQQKHGQQPKNGEDNSAAFLLMSLKS from the coding sequence ATGTCAGAAAACCAAGAGGACGTATCGCCTCCTCAAAACATATCGGTCAAATCAGAGCTAAACTCTAATATTTTCAACACAAAACCTATTTCTACATCGTCACCTGCAGGGTTGGCAGCGGCTCAAAGGGTGACTCCTGGGAAATTATCCACTCTATTACTAGAAAAGGGACCATTGGCCATTAGGCACATCACGCAAACTTTATGTCTGGACATTCCCTGCTTCAAAGATTTATCGTCTTCAAAGCAAAGACGACTCATAATGAGTGCAATGGAAAGTGGCGATAAAGAACGATCGGtggtatttgaaaaaattggttgGGGCCAGTGGTCTGCTAAAAAGGTAGACCCAGCTAATTTTGATAAGGAGCTGGAAGCGACCAATTTTGCTAATTCCAAGGTGAAAGACTTAATTTCTCAAGAGagtcaaagaagaaaaagtaacAACTCAAACTCGAATTCGGGCGGCCACGTTGAAATGCCAGTTAGAATCGAACATAACAATGCTGGCATTGACCATATCACTACTCCTGCTACTGCCGTCGGTAATCCTGCTGCTGCCATTCCTGTTAATATCAAACGCAGTAAATCGCCACTTTCAGCAGCTAACGTGGTCTATATAGATGAAAACGCGCTTGCTTCGGAAgatgaggatgaagattttgatgaagatgatcaTCATTTGCACTATCAGAATAAATCAAGGAACAGCAGTAATAATTCTGGAAAGGTTCCTAACAACGATCCTTATAGTTTCGGTAGGAGGAGGTCGCAAGTCGTGTTTGCTGATTCCACCCCTGAAAACATTGAACATGAAATAATAGCACAAAAGATCAGACCACTTCTAAGGAATAGACGCCGTTCCAGTATAAAGCCACATACTTCGTTCATCTCGAAGTTAAACGCGCACCAAGACTCATCCCATCTCTCCGCCAGTTCAACTTCAACTACTATACCATCAAACAACAGTAGTAGCACTAATCAAGGGAAAGTAGatttagaaaaaataacTGCGACTAGTGAACCAACTTCGAGAAGAGCTTCCCGTTTGTCTGTCTCGAAAGAGTCAAGCATTAGATCAACTCTTTTCCCCAataaaaattatttgaTCGTCACGACAAACCCTACCTCAAAAGTTACATCAGCTTCTACTTCTCCCAAACTAGAAGATCAGATAAATTTGGGTTCAAGCAATTTATTGTTATCGgacaaagaaaagcatAAAATGACATTGCCACACCTGAACGGCGATTCATCCCCGCAACTTCGTTCCCGTTCCCATCATCAACCTCACTCTGATacagatgaagaagattggGAATCGATTGGCGCTGCCTCTTTAAGGAATAACAGTTTGGTACCCAATATAGATAGTGTAGCAAGTTCTACCAATGGCGTGGTTAGTCCAAAACCTACAAATCCAAATTTTATCAACTCTCAGAATAGAGAAACCGGATCGCCCTTACAACACGGCCAGCAAAAACACGGCCAGCAGCCAAAAAACGGTGAAGACAACAGCGCTGCCTTTTTATTGATGAGTTTAAAATCCTAG